The genomic DNA TCGAACCCGACGACCGGGTCGATCACGCCCCGCAGACGAATAGTCGCGAGGATCCCCGGTGGACGTCGCAGGGTCGTGATCCGACCTCACGGGACGCCGCTCGGGCCGAGCCGCGACCTTGTGGCTACGTCGTCGCTCCCCGTCACCGACGCCTCGGGCGACCTCGACCATGAGGGGACGCCGGGGCGGGAAGGAACCACACCGCTATGCCCCACGATCCACAGCACGACCGTTATTACCGAGGCATGGTCGAAGCCCGAAAGAAGCTGGTGACCCCCCTGGTCATCAGCACGCTGGTCTTCTTCTTCCTGCAGCAGATCCTCACGAACTTCACCTCGGCGCTGGACGGCATCGCCTTCAGCGGCATGAGCTGGGCCTACATCTACGCGTTCGCCCAGTTCTTCTTCGTGGTCATCCTGACCTCGATCTACCGCAGCCGGATGCGCAAGGTCGAGCAGGAGCTTGAGCCCTACAAGCCCACGCACGCCCTCGCCGTGGATGGGGGTGGCCACGCGTGAGCGCGCCAGCGGCAATCCTCTTCCTCGTCCTCGTCGCGGTCACGTTGGGGATCACCTACTGGGCCGGCAAGCGCAACAAGAGCGTGGAGTCGCA from Austwickia sp. includes the following:
- a CDS encoding DUF485 domain-containing protein, with product MVEARKKLVTPLVISTLVFFFLQQILTNFTSALDGIAFSGMSWAYIYAFAQFFFVVILTSIYRSRMRKVEQELEPYKPTHALAVDGGGHA